Proteins found in one Solitalea lacus genomic segment:
- a CDS encoding DUF58 domain-containing protein has protein sequence MRIIRDLYLSNSFFSALVICGLLFVISFFLPGIYGPAKLLFLTFALLSLIDFLFLFRQQTGFFARREMADKLSNGSDNDIFLYLENHYPFRVRVRIIDEIPNQFQKRDLLFKESFKSGSAKTIRYQLRPVKRGEYEFGALNVFVTGQLGLIRRRYRFEQGKIVPVYPSFIQMRKYELIAISNRLPELGIKRIRRIGHSSEFEQIKAYVAGDDTRTINWKATARRSSLMVNNYQDEKSQQVYCIIDKGRVMQMPFEGLSLLDHAINASLVLANSAMIKGDKAGVITFSHKISNILKADNKPVHLQHLLELLYNQRTQFKESDYEKLFTTIRLNISQRSLLVLFTNFESLAAMRRQLPYLQQLSKNHLVLTVFFENTEMDELLKSTPQITEDIYLKTIAEKFTYDKKLIVKELNQHGIQTLLTPPSKLTVNTLNRYLEFKARGMI, from the coding sequence GTGCGTATAATCAGGGATTTATATCTGAGCAATAGCTTCTTTTCTGCATTAGTTATTTGCGGATTACTGTTTGTAATTTCATTTTTTTTGCCTGGAATTTATGGACCAGCCAAGTTGCTATTTCTGACTTTTGCGCTGCTAAGCCTGATTGACTTTCTCTTTCTTTTCAGGCAGCAAACCGGCTTTTTTGCCCGCAGGGAAATGGCCGACAAGCTTTCTAATGGAAGTGATAATGATATTTTTCTTTACTTGGAAAACCATTATCCATTTAGAGTTAGAGTTCGGATAATTGATGAAATACCAAATCAGTTTCAGAAAAGAGACTTACTTTTTAAAGAATCGTTCAAAAGTGGCTCAGCTAAAACCATTCGCTATCAACTTCGGCCTGTTAAACGAGGCGAGTATGAATTCGGGGCTTTAAACGTATTTGTAACAGGCCAATTGGGCCTAATACGCCGACGCTACCGATTTGAACAAGGAAAGATTGTCCCGGTTTATCCTTCGTTTATTCAAATGCGCAAATACGAGTTAATAGCCATATCAAATCGTTTGCCTGAGTTAGGCATTAAGCGTATCCGCCGGATCGGACACAGCTCTGAGTTTGAGCAAATAAAGGCCTATGTTGCGGGCGATGATACTCGTACAATTAACTGGAAAGCCACAGCACGCCGTTCTTCTTTAATGGTTAACAATTATCAGGATGAAAAGTCCCAACAAGTGTATTGCATTATTGACAAAGGCCGTGTGATGCAAATGCCATTTGAGGGGTTAAGCTTGCTTGATCATGCCATTAATGCATCGCTTGTTTTGGCCAATTCAGCAATGATTAAAGGAGACAAGGCCGGCGTCATCACTTTCTCACATAAAATCAGTAATATACTTAAAGCTGATAACAAGCCTGTCCATTTACAACATCTATTAGAATTGTTGTACAATCAACGTACACAGTTTAAAGAATCGGATTACGAAAAGCTGTTTACAACCATACGACTAAATATTTCTCAACGAAGTTTACTGGTGTTGTTTACCAATTTTGAAAGCCTTGCCGCCATGCGCCGTCAATTGCCATATCTGCAGCAATTGTCGAAAAACCATCTGGTACTAACTGTTTTCTTTGAAAACACCGAAATGGATGAACTGCTGAAAAGCACTCCACAAATCACTGAAGATATTTACCTAAAAACTATTGCCGAAAAATTCACTTACGACAAAAAACTGATTGTAAAAGAACTTAATCAACACGGTATTCAAACATTATTAACCCCTCCTTCAAAACTTACTGTAAACACATTAAATCGTTACCTGGAATTTAAAGCGAGGGGAATGATATAA
- a CDS encoding AAA family ATPase, producing MEETVFQTRIDFEQLNQSVSQIKDELAKVIVGQHAFIELLITAIFADGHVLIEGVPGVAKTLTAKLIAKTIQSNFSRIQFTPDLMPSDVLGTSVFIPSTANFEFKQGPIFSNIILIDEINRSPAKTQAALFEVMEERQVTNDGITYPMAFPFLVMATQNPIDQEGTYRLPEAQLDRFLFKIDVKYPSLADEIQILNGHHIGFAHKMSQISSVLNASTILAVRENIRRVHVEPKLIEYIAQIVNNTRDNKFLYLGASPRASVALLNASKALAAIRGRDFVTPEDIQELSYPVLRHRIILTPEKEMEGASADDIIKSIIQKLEVPR from the coding sequence ATGGAAGAGACCGTATTCCAAACCCGAATTGATTTTGAACAGCTCAACCAAAGCGTTTCACAGATAAAAGACGAACTTGCCAAAGTAATTGTTGGCCAACATGCATTTATTGAACTATTGATTACCGCCATATTCGCCGATGGTCATGTTTTAATTGAAGGTGTGCCTGGTGTGGCAAAAACGTTAACGGCTAAGTTGATAGCCAAAACCATTCAATCAAACTTCAGTCGTATTCAGTTTACCCCTGATTTAATGCCATCGGATGTTTTAGGCACTTCGGTTTTTATACCATCAACTGCCAATTTCGAATTTAAACAAGGACCAATTTTTTCTAACATTATCCTAATTGATGAGATTAACCGATCTCCGGCAAAAACACAAGCGGCATTGTTTGAGGTGATGGAAGAGCGACAGGTGACCAATGATGGCATCACTTACCCAATGGCTTTCCCATTTTTGGTAATGGCAACACAGAACCCAATTGATCAGGAAGGCACCTACCGTTTACCTGAAGCTCAGCTTGATCGTTTTTTATTTAAAATAGACGTTAAATACCCATCCTTAGCCGATGAAATACAAATCCTGAACGGGCACCATATCGGCTTTGCCCATAAGATGAGCCAGATTTCATCTGTCCTAAACGCTTCAACTATTTTAGCTGTACGCGAAAATATACGACGCGTACATGTTGAGCCTAAATTGATTGAATATATTGCTCAAATTGTAAATAATACCCGCGATAATAAATTCCTATACCTTGGTGCATCTCCTCGGGCGTCGGTAGCCTTATTAAATGCTTCAAAAGCACTTGCAGCAATCCGTGGACGCGATTTTGTAACTCCTGAGGATATTCAGGAACTCAGCTATCCGGTATTGCGCCACCGAATTATTTTAACACCAGAGAAAGAAATGGAGGGCGCATCGGCTGATGACATTATCAAATCAATTATTCAAAAATTAGAAGTTCCACGGTAG
- a CDS encoding DUF4350 domain-containing protein, with protein sequence MKGNRKYIAILTIIFLGFGLFEYYRPKPINWSITLSNKDKIPFGTYATFELMKDIFPGKKIISSRLPIYNQLTETNDTSGNYILITPQFNVDTNDVHQLLRFANLGNNVFIGSSAFHGYLADTLKFNIVNPVEEKQYKTRLLWNKREPVYTFIAPRENAYFDSINCATTVVLGKKENQKPDFIKIKQGKGAIYINLNSTAFSNYFVLDKETGEYAFKCLSYLPNQTTIWDEYLKQGRVGEDDIFRVIMEHASLKWAYYLLIFGMAVFIIFEGKRRQRIIPVIKPLENNTLEFTKVVGALYFNNGNHTDVAQKKVNYFLEYLRSHFFERTNELNDEFIHHFTIKTGYDAEKMQKLIEAVRWIKVLPANYELSEGDLISLNNQIEEFYQFVKK encoded by the coding sequence ATGAAGGGGAACAGAAAATACATCGCCATTTTAACCATAATATTTCTGGGATTTGGTTTATTCGAATACTATCGACCTAAACCTATCAATTGGTCTATAACCCTTTCTAATAAAGATAAAATTCCGTTTGGCACTTACGCAACTTTCGAGTTGATGAAGGATATTTTCCCTGGCAAGAAAATAATTTCATCAAGATTACCTATCTACAACCAGTTGACGGAAACCAATGATACTTCTGGCAATTATATTCTCATCACTCCCCAATTTAACGTTGACACAAATGATGTGCATCAATTGCTCCGCTTTGCCAACCTTGGGAATAATGTTTTTATAGGTTCTTCAGCTTTTCATGGCTATTTGGCTGACACCTTAAAATTTAACATTGTAAACCCAGTTGAAGAAAAACAGTACAAGACTCGCTTATTATGGAACAAGCGAGAGCCGGTGTATACTTTTATAGCACCTCGAGAAAACGCCTATTTCGATTCAATAAACTGCGCGACTACTGTTGTTTTAGGAAAAAAAGAAAACCAAAAACCCGATTTTATTAAAATCAAACAAGGCAAGGGTGCTATTTATATCAACCTAAATTCAACCGCTTTTTCAAATTATTTTGTCTTGGACAAAGAAACCGGAGAATATGCCTTTAAATGCCTTTCATATTTGCCTAACCAAACAACAATTTGGGATGAATATTTAAAACAAGGCCGTGTTGGAGAGGATGATATTTTTAGAGTAATAATGGAACATGCCTCATTAAAATGGGCATATTATCTATTAATTTTCGGCATGGCTGTGTTCATTATTTTTGAAGGAAAGCGCCGCCAGCGCATCATTCCAGTCATTAAACCCTTAGAGAACAATACCCTCGAATTTACCAAAGTTGTTGGGGCATTGTATTTTAACAATGGCAACCATACCGATGTTGCACAAAAGAAGGTAAATTATTTCCTTGAGTACTTACGATCACATTTTTTTGAACGAACCAACGAGCTTAATGATGAATTCATTCATCATTTTACAATAAAAACAGGTTATGATGCTGAAAAAATGCAGAAGCTTATAGAAGCTGTTAGGTGGATAAAAGTTTTACCCGCTAATTACGAACTGAGTGAAGGCGATCTTATCAGCCTGAATAATCAAATAGAAGAATTTTACCAATTTGTAAAGAAATAA
- a CDS encoding DUF4129 domain-containing protein: MALSTNCINDSTKLRVRLPLKAGIEKFVNDPDFQYTRDITPPTNWWGKFLQWLSKWLSKLFGGLGYDNFWQYVFIAIIVIVVVWVILKLMGVSMNDLFYRKNAATEVPYETVNEDVRLVDFDPLINQALDNRNYRLAVRLFYLKTLKELNKQRLINWKPEKTNSNYLNELSAIHLKDDFRQMTLQFEYVWYGEFELDEQAFLKIRQSFLAFNKQVNGK, from the coding sequence ATGGCTTTATCTACCAATTGCATAAATGACTCAACCAAACTTAGGGTTCGTCTGCCATTAAAAGCCGGCATAGAAAAGTTTGTCAATGATCCTGATTTTCAATACACACGAGATATAACACCCCCGACAAATTGGTGGGGCAAGTTTTTGCAATGGCTAAGTAAATGGTTGAGCAAATTGTTCGGAGGCTTAGGCTATGATAATTTCTGGCAATATGTATTCATTGCCATTATAGTGATTGTGGTAGTTTGGGTAATATTGAAGTTGATGGGAGTAAGTATGAACGATTTGTTTTATCGCAAAAATGCAGCAACAGAAGTGCCTTACGAAACAGTAAATGAAGATGTTCGCTTAGTAGACTTTGATCCCTTGATTAACCAGGCACTCGACAACAGAAATTATCGTCTTGCAGTTCGTTTATTCTACCTGAAAACTTTAAAAGAGTTAAATAAGCAAAGACTCATAAACTGGAAACCGGAAAAAACAAACAGCAATTACTTAAATGAACTTTCTGCAATACATTTAAAAGACGACTTTAGACAAATGACCCTCCAATTTGAATATGTGTGGTACGGCGAATTTGAATTAGATGAACAAGCGTTTCTTAAAATCAGACAATCGTTCTTGGCCTTTAACAAACAAGTAAACGGCAAATGA
- a CDS encoding stage II sporulation protein M, with protein MREVVFVQKNEEKWKRFESSKEGSPDEIAEHFIELTDDLSYARTFYPNSATTRYLNSLTSKFYLNLYKNKKEKKNRFLSFWRYELPLTMANHRKQLFYSFLVFMVGITIGILSAAKDETFVRLILGDSYVNQTIQNIEKGDPMAIYKSHGQADMFLMITINNIRVSFLAFVAGVIFSVGTAWLLFTNGVMLGAFQYFFFVKGVFIESVLSIWIHGTLEISAIVIAGCAGLVMGNSILFPQTYSRLESFKIGSRTGLKITMGLVPVFITAGFLESFVTRHTQMPLALSLFIILGSLSFVIYYFIIYPYRLTKQQNQLNAAQN; from the coding sequence ATGCGCGAGGTTGTATTTGTTCAAAAGAATGAAGAAAAGTGGAAACGCTTTGAAAGCAGCAAAGAAGGCAGTCCTGATGAAATTGCTGAACACTTTATTGAACTTACTGATGATCTTTCTTATGCCCGTACGTTTTATCCAAACTCTGCAACAACCCGTTATTTAAATTCGCTTACATCTAAGTTTTACTTAAATCTTTATAAAAACAAGAAGGAGAAAAAAAATCGTTTTTTATCTTTTTGGAGATACGAATTGCCCTTAACCATGGCTAATCATCGTAAGCAGTTATTTTATTCATTCCTTGTTTTTATGGTGGGTATAACTATTGGCATTCTCTCAGCAGCTAAAGATGAAACCTTTGTGCGTCTGATTTTGGGAGACAGCTATGTAAACCAAACGATACAAAACATTGAAAAAGGAGATCCGATGGCCATTTATAAGAGCCATGGACAAGCAGACATGTTTTTAATGATTACCATTAATAACATACGGGTTTCTTTCCTGGCTTTTGTTGCCGGAGTGATTTTTTCAGTAGGGACCGCTTGGCTGTTATTTACAAACGGAGTTATGCTAGGAGCGTTTCAGTATTTTTTCTTTGTTAAAGGAGTCTTTATTGAGTCAGTTTTAAGCATCTGGATACACGGCACACTTGAAATATCAGCGATTGTAATTGCAGGATGCGCTGGATTAGTGATGGGCAACAGCATTTTATTTCCACAAACATACTCTCGCCTTGAGTCATTCAAAATAGGATCACGTACCGGATTGAAAATCACTATGGGGCTAGTACCTGTTTTTATAACAGCCGGGTTTTTAGAGAGTTTTGTTACCCGTCATACACAAATGCCGTTAGCTTTAAGTTTATTTATTATACTTGGCTCACTAAGTTTCGTTATCTATTATTTTATCATATACCCTTATCGTTTAACCAAGCAGCAAAACCAATTAAATGCAGCACAAAATTAA
- a CDS encoding RDD family protein: MNSNITIQTAQNVHLNYELASVGDRILATLIDWVVMIAYVLLWVVVFAGINTEPSQATVLLLALPLMLYHLLMEIFYNGQSIGKRSMGIQVVKLDGSIPSISDYLLRWLFRLVDLNFMGGAIALITVIANGKGQRLGDIAAGTTVVKLNEKDEFEDIPLTAVNANYKVNFPEVTLLSDHDIALIQKIINRSLKANNEAMLAPVAEKVKEITGIQSPLSDYVFLQIVISDYNHLVNLM; the protein is encoded by the coding sequence ATGAATAGTAACATCACCATTCAAACCGCCCAAAACGTTCATTTAAACTACGAATTAGCCAGTGTTGGGGACCGAATTTTAGCAACCCTTATTGATTGGGTGGTAATGATTGCCTATGTATTGTTATGGGTTGTGGTTTTTGCTGGAATAAATACCGAGCCCAGTCAAGCAACCGTACTGCTTCTTGCACTGCCATTGATGTTGTATCATTTATTGATGGAGATCTTTTATAATGGTCAATCCATTGGGAAACGTTCCATGGGTATTCAAGTGGTTAAACTAGATGGTTCTATTCCTTCAATTAGTGATTATTTACTGCGATGGCTATTCAGACTGGTTGATTTGAACTTTATGGGGGGGGCAATTGCCTTAATTACGGTAATAGCGAATGGTAAAGGACAACGTTTAGGTGATATTGCTGCAGGAACCACCGTGGTTAAACTAAATGAGAAAGATGAGTTTGAAGATATCCCACTAACGGCAGTTAATGCCAATTACAAAGTTAATTTTCCAGAGGTAACCTTGCTTAGTGATCATGATATCGCCCTTATTCAAAAAATTATTAACCGTAGTTTAAAGGCTAACAATGAGGCGATGCTAGCCCCAGTAGCAGAAAAGGTTAAGGAAATTACGGGTATTCAATCGCCTTTGTCTGATTATGTTTTCTTGCAAATAGTAATCAGTGACTACAACCATTTGGTTAATTTGATGTAA